The following proteins come from a genomic window of Sardina pilchardus chromosome 13, fSarPil1.1, whole genome shotgun sequence:
- the LOC134100265 gene encoding uncharacterized protein LOC134100265 isoform X1, translated as MHDIEERLVEEIRKYEHLYDSSSPDYKDSQMVADAWCEISEIVGLSVTECTKRWKNLRDKYVRLRKRHATNGDIGRKKVPAFYLCLSWLAPYVKHRDIESNCDDDNEQPSLPSPPINPTHLSPKTKMVQKRKRKELDDRGIQRQVAQLEERRMELQQKLILDNDEPSRFGQSVADMLRRIPEEHRAQAMFDVHKLLFERQQQNK; from the exons ATGCATGATATCGAAGAGAGGTTAGTTGAAGAAATCCGTAAATATGAACATTTATACGACTCGTCTTCGCCAGATTACAAAGACTCACAGATGGTAGCTGATGCATGGTGCGAGATATCGGAAATAGTCGGCTTGAGCGTCACGGAATGTACAAAGAGATGGAAGAACTTGAGGGACAAGTACGTTCGCCTCCGAAAAAGACACGCAACGAACGGGGACATAGGCAGGAAAAAAGTGCCGGCGTTTTATTTGTGTCTCTCCTGGTTGGCACCGTATGTGAAGCACCGGGACATCGAGTCAAATTGCGACGACGACAACGAG CAGCCTTCCCTGCCGTCTCCGCCCATCAATCCAACTCATCTGTCTCCCAAGACGAAGATGGTACAGAAGCGGAAGAGGAAAGAACTGGACGACCGGGGGATTCAGAGGCAGGTCGCCCAGTTAGAGGAGCGTAGAATGGAACTGCAACAGAAACTTATACTGGACAACGATGAGCCCTCCAGGTTTGGGCAGTCTGTCGCAGACATGCTCCGGAGAATTCCCgaggagcacagagcacaggctATGTTTGACGTCCACAAACTATTGTTTGAGCGACAGCAGcagaacaaataa
- the LOC134100265 gene encoding uncharacterized protein LOC134100265 isoform X2, whose product MHDIEERLVEEIRKYEHLYDSSSPDYKDSQMVADAWCEISEIVGLSVTECTKRWKNLRDKYVRLRKRHATNGDIGRKKVPAFYLCLSWLAPYVKHRDIESNCDDDNEPSLPSPPINPTHLSPKTKMVQKRKRKELDDRGIQRQVAQLEERRMELQQKLILDNDEPSRFGQSVADMLRRIPEEHRAQAMFDVHKLLFERQQQNK is encoded by the exons ATGCATGATATCGAAGAGAGGTTAGTTGAAGAAATCCGTAAATATGAACATTTATACGACTCGTCTTCGCCAGATTACAAAGACTCACAGATGGTAGCTGATGCATGGTGCGAGATATCGGAAATAGTCGGCTTGAGCGTCACGGAATGTACAAAGAGATGGAAGAACTTGAGGGACAAGTACGTTCGCCTCCGAAAAAGACACGCAACGAACGGGGACATAGGCAGGAAAAAAGTGCCGGCGTTTTATTTGTGTCTCTCCTGGTTGGCACCGTATGTGAAGCACCGGGACATCGAGTCAAATTGCGACGACGACAACGAG CCTTCCCTGCCGTCTCCGCCCATCAATCCAACTCATCTGTCTCCCAAGACGAAGATGGTACAGAAGCGGAAGAGGAAAGAACTGGACGACCGGGGGATTCAGAGGCAGGTCGCCCAGTTAGAGGAGCGTAGAATGGAACTGCAACAGAAACTTATACTGGACAACGATGAGCCCTCCAGGTTTGGGCAGTCTGTCGCAGACATGCTCCGGAGAATTCCCgaggagcacagagcacaggctATGTTTGACGTCCACAAACTATTGTTTGAGCGACAGCAGcagaacaaataa
- the LOC134100255 gene encoding putative nuclease HARBI1 encodes MATETERHMLELELLNVEEQLLLLKLLQRRKEKRRRRWCVQPLNRLRPEEGEFSVVVRSLRDMDEEMHFKYFRMSAFRFDDLVRRLQPYISHQSTHSMPIDITQRLAITLRVLASGGSQHAVAASYKLAASTLSFIVSEVCKALWKALQPEFLPSPSAAQWKGIAADFWRIWNFPNCVGSIDGKHVNIKAPQRFGTSSNFVLMAMCDARYRFTMVDIGEHERESDGSIFSESRLGSKLLEHKLNLPPPAHLQGTEVRIPHVVVGNAAFPLHDNLMAPIQGTRLTREKQIYNYRHSRARQVIDNTFGILVARWRILGRPLEFLPDKAVNVVKACIVLHNFLAYNDEVSTPVSKYIPEDFADTDTTGSPQPGDWRGVVVYDSNLFEPLDSRYLSRTWPTKTATGIRNDLMAYFLSFQGRLPWQDNCVPWSTWLGSYNDSTSEVTVSL; translated from the exons ATGGCGACTGAAACGGAGCGGCATATGTTGGAGTTGGAACTACTAAATGTGGAAGAACAGTTACTTTTACTGAAATTGCTGCAAcgcagaaaagagaaaagacgtcgtagatggtgtgtgcaacCACTGAACCGACTGAGGCCGGAGGAGGGCGAATTTTCTGTGGTTGTCCGGTCACTGAGAGACATGGATGAAGAAATGCATTTCAAGTATTTTCGGATGTCAGCATTTAGGTTCGACGATTTGGTTCGTCGTCTGCAACCATATATCTCACATCAATCAACGCACAGTATGCCAATAGACATTACTCAGAGACTGGCAATCACCCTTCGAGTTTTAGCTTCAGGTGGAAGTCAGCATGCTGTAGCAGCAAGCTACAAACTGGCTGCAAGCACCCTGTCCTTCATAGTTTCGGAGGTCTGTAAAGCTTTATGGAAAGCTCTACAGCCAGAGTTTCTTCCCAGCCCTTCAGCTGCACAATGGAAAGGTATTGCAGCTGATTTTTGGCGAATATGGAATTTTCCGAACTGTGTCGGTAGCAtagatggaaaacacgtgaataTTAAGGCGCCACAGCGCTTCGGGACCAGCAGCAACTTTGTCCTGATGGCTATGTGTGATGCCAGATATCGCTTTACCATGGTGGATATAGGGGAACACGAGCGGGAAAGTGATGGGAGCATCTTCAGTGAGAGCCGTTTAGGCTCCAAGTTGCTTGAGCACAAACTGAACTTGCCCCCACCAGCCCATCTTCAAGGAACAGAAGTCAGAATCCCGCATGTTGTCGTTGGTAATGCTGCGTTCCCTCTACATGACAACCTCATGGCCCCCATTCAAG GGACAAGGCTGACCAGGGAAAAACAGATCTACAACTACCGTCACTCCAGAGCCCGCCAGGTGATTGACAACACATTTGGCATTTTGGTCGCACGGTGGAGAATCCTCGGTCGACCACTAGAATTTCTGCCTGACAAAGCGGTGAACGTTGTGAAAGCGTGCATCGTGCTACATAACTTCCTTGCCTACAATGATGAAGTTAGCACACCTGTCAGTAAGTACATCCCGGAGGATTTTGCTGACACGGACACTACTGGGTCGCCTCAGCCAGGTGATTGGCGAGGAGTCGTAGTCTATGACTCGAATCTTTTTGAACCACTAGACTCTCGATACCTTTCAAGGACCTGGCCCACCAAGACTGCCACTGGTATCCGAAATGATCTGATGGCCTACTTCTTGTCATTCCAAGGGCGTTTGCCATGGCAGGACAACTGCGTGCCTTGGTCAACTTGGTTAGGAAGTTACAATGATTCAACATCGGAAGTAACTGTAAGCCTGTAG